DNA from Acanthochromis polyacanthus isolate Apoly-LR-REF ecotype Palm Island chromosome 7, KAUST_Apoly_ChrSc, whole genome shotgun sequence:
TCCACCATCTATTTGTTCTAATGACAAATAAATGGTGGATCTTTGAagctacagaaaaaataaacagcaaccTCTACATGGTCATTAAATATTAAGCTTGCTATTCAGCTCCATTCCAGTGTTTTTGTTCCTTGTACTAAGAGTCCCtctccacagacacaaaaaacagcaataacGACACAAAACCCATATAAACAACTACGGTGTTAATCCATAACTGTCTTTCTGACTTTGTGTTTATATTCCATCTATGACTGGTGTGCATCTATCACAAGATTTTCCTGCAATAGCCACTTCTGCGAGTCAAACCAGTTACCTGGATGGCTGTCTGGCCACTTGGCGAAGCCCCCCACCAACCGATCCTGCGTTGACAGGATGAAGCTCCTGTTCCTGTCAAAGTTCGTATACTGGAATACATCTAACAGCTGGggcatgagagagagagagtgggggAGGTGTGCGAGAGAGAAACACAGGAGAAGCTTCATCATCACATTTGCAAGCAATTGTAAAATCAATTATGATACTAATTCTGTTCCAAGGATGCATGCTTTGTTCAGAGCGTGCCAATACACATCAATGTATTTCATGTGACCACAGTGGGTTAACTACACACTTTATATTTtccatctacacacacaccaGTGGAGAAAATATCAAACCTCAATGGCTGCCATACTGCACTCTTGCCATATACAAATATTTTGTTTGAGTGTGCACATTTGTCCCTCTGGCACAGTTTTGACCCAGAAATTCACAGTTTTTCTGCATTGTGTTTGCTTATGCGTGTGTAAGCATGGCTGTATCCCTGGCTTACTCACAGTTTTCTGGATCACGTGTGATCACGTATGTACCTCTAGCATAGTTATGACCCACATGCTGAAAGGTTTGCTCACAGATTTCTGTTAGGGTTGTGTGGATGTGGGGGATTAACCCACTACGAGTCAAAATGAGTGATTAAAAGATGCTGAATGTTATTAGTGCACCACATTACACTTCAAAGCTTTACCTTCCTAACTgtgaaaatgcatgaaaaactgcaaaatattaaaataactaAATCTGTTAATGTTTGCAGGTGGGTTTTAGACTGATCTGTACCTCTAGCGTAGCTCCCACCCAAAAGGAGTAGCATGTGTCTACAGGTTTGTTGGGTCGCCCGTGGAAACCGCTCTGCTGCCTCATGATGCACCAGCGTCGGATCCTGTCCAGCTCCCGTCGACTCAGCGCCTCCTCCAGTCGACCCATAAGACACAGAGACGCTATGGCGCAGTACGTCCAGCCGCCTGGACACACGGACAGGCAGCGGCATGCCACAAATCGACAGTTAATAATACCGATAAATCCAGCGAAGTTCGACAACTGTTTTCTGACGATGTGCTAAAACTGAAAAAGCGGCTCCAGTGGTTCACGCTGACATGTATTGATGACAGACAACAAGATGATAACAAGgaactgcagcaaaaacagaggGCATGACTGCATGAGGGCCCATTTACTGCCAAATAATTGATAGCATGCTGCTACTTTCTACTTTCCTTGGAAGTTATAACAACATGGAGCCACCTTGTGTTTTGATTTGTGAGTGGAATAAAGAAGCTTTAGGCAAGTTAGTGCTAAGATTGTATCTTGTTTCAGCAGATTTTTAAGGTTAAGCTCAGAGACTAAATGCAGAGTGCCTTTACAGATAGAGACATACAAAGAGTGCCTGTTGATTGATGACAGGTTGTTATCAGAGCAGCGACAAGCAGCAAATATCCATCAGCCTCTACAACCCTGCCTGCATTATCATCGTGCCTTAAACTAACCTCAAATGTTGCCACCATCACTGCCTGCTTATCTGAGattgtgtacgtgtgtgttcatgtgtgaggGAGGAAAACAAAGAGGTTGGGGTCAGGGGTGTGAATCTGTCAGCGTGCTACACTTGCCTCTAATCAACCATGTCAAGCTCACTATCTGCTGGAGGCACAGGAAGAGGGGATAAgagcagataaatataaatctgAATTGAATGCAACTGGAGGGAATCCAAAAGCATTTACCCTGACTGTAGGTTTGAATgctgctttttttattattttatatttcttgttttgggtGATTCGACaattaatcacacctgaatgtAGGCATCTTTTCTTCATGGGTCCCAGTGCACAATCACTGGAAAGTAACAATAAGAAATTTTCACGTGTATGGAATGACAATAGATGCATTGTCTTCAGAAAACAATCCTGCACAGCCGAAAGACGTTGAAAGAAGACAATGACACAGAGTatataaagagagagaaagtaatatttttttaaagtagcaCTTAGTATCTATAATACGATGTTTCAGGTACTACTAAAGCACAGGTTATCAACCAAATGCTGCAGGAGTCTGTTTACATTTAACGCAGTGTGGGAGGTCTTGCtgctgaacaaacacacacttgaagGGAGGATGGGTAATGGGCATCCACTATATATCTCTACTGATGTGTAATCAGCCCTCGGAAAGAAAACTGGCTGCTTTGCAGAAGAAAGCCGAGTCTCCATGAAGCCTGTAATCACAGCAGTCGAATTTATCGCAAGGAGGGAAATTACTAAGACGCACTCCAATCCGCTCCTTCAAGCAATTTCAATTTTATAGATTTAATTTATGCATTCTCAGTGTGTTGAAAAATGAACAGGAAAAGCTTCCCTCTCTGTGCCAAAAAGGTGGCTGTGGATGTGTTACCAAGCAGCGCTCCGAAATGTGTGCGCACGAGCAGGATGGAGGCTTTTGTACGGGAATAACAAGGTTTAATTTGAGCGAGGGGAGGGATTAATGAGAACAATGTACTGTATCTATAGCGATGGATTTTAATGGCTAATCCTTTAAAGCAGTTGCTCCCATTAGCCCTCCACTGCTACACTGCCAATAAATCTTTTGATCTGATTTGAacttcaaaatgtaattattattcTTACATTAGGGCTGCCAGGCGTGTAAATCTGCCGTCTTACAACTGTGACTTAACATGCGGTCCCTTCAAACTCACATTCATAATATCCGTGACTAAGTGTGCATTATTAGAAGATGCTCATACTCACCGTGGGACTCTCGCCCAGCTCCCTGGCCAAAACCATTGTCATATGACTGTTCAGAAacacaggggggaaaaaaatatagcaTTTAACTGCAAGCAATTCCATTCACGAACAAAGATCAGCGCCAGAAGAGGCTGAAACACTTTCATTTACTCCATGCATGTATTTATTCACACTGAACCCCATCATTTAAACCTCAAAGTAAGAATGTCACCATAAAcagacaccagcagcagctttaagtgtCTTTGGAACAACTCTTCCCATTTTATGACAACCAGACGCATCACCAAGCAGCATGTGaacttttttgctctttttttgctTAAGCTTGTGTTGCAATCAACGTCAGCAGTTAAAAATTACATAATCTCACTGAGGATACAtcaacacacactgagagagaGCACAGCTTTAACAGAACCAGTTTAAAATAAGCCAGGTGAATGACATATCGCTGTAgtctatattttctttaagcatcaatttcgttttttttttttttttaaagaatcgaGTACAGAAGCAGCAGTGCTTCCAAGTGGGTTTTACCTGTATTTCAGTTGAAACCAACCTTTTGTGGAACACGGGAgctaaaaataactgaaaataatgaatgaaCAGGCACTGTGACCTCATTTCAAGATTACAAAATGAGCACCTGGAATAGGTTTCATAAAGCTGGATGAACGCTTATTTCAGAAGAAACTTATTTACTCTGAAATTGTGACACATTTCGAAGCAATTTTCTAGAAAATAACTATCTATTATGTGCAGCAGTAGTTCCCAAAAATACAAAGGCCACAGCAGCTGGCAGATGAGAAAACTAACTGtgattctgtctgtctgctctgatCAGACCATAACAATAAGGTTGGTAAATGGATACCTGCAGTCATCCAATTGTAAGTGAAACTTCCAGTGTGGCTGGCAAACTTTTCCAGGCCCTGTGACACATAACCATCCATCATCTGGTGCTTTCTGTATACTTACATTCACCAACAGCTAACCTGCCTCGCCAAAAACATGTTGGAATCCACCCACCAGTGGATAAATATACTCTCAGTCAAGATTTACAGTTAACTGCTGACTAATTTAGAGACGTTTCTCAGTTTCCTActgtgtgaaagagagagggCATGCTGCATTCACACCCATGCAAACAATGAATAAACTATGTAATAAAACCCTCTTGTGTTAAATGCCAAACTCAATATAAGCTGAAGTTTAGGAGTGAATGGGATGATCTCTGTGCTCTGGGGACCAGAGGTGTACAAGAAGACAATGCCAATGAGCACTTTGATGTGTCTAATCCCTTTACAGAGGCTAGCATAAGGGTTGagttaaaaatctgccaataatctgaactgaacatgtttttcttctgaTGGGATGGAAAAACCTCTACTACAGCTTTAAGACTATGCTGCACTGCTCAGTCCTCTCCATTTATAATACATGAAGCATTTCTAGGCAGAGTGCCACCTCCTGAAGGTGGGTGGCCTATTCTCCTCATTCAAGTGTTGCAGCCCTGTTTTGAATGGCGCAGAATCAGAGGCTGTATGCTTAGGGGGCCGTGCTGTAGGCCTGGATTCATTGTGCTCATTCATTAGGGGggtaatgagaaaaaaatcatattctCCTCCAGAGTGTAACACCCCCTACTTCTGCATTTTTAAGATCCACTCACCAAACTTCCTCGGATGTACTCGATGGCCTTTTGAATGTCCATGCCTGACCAGTCGTCCAGCATGTAACAGATACTGGCTGCGCAGTAGATAAACCGTATGTCATTTTCACTTCCTTCTGGCACTGCGTAGAAACTGAAagcaagaaaacacagacagccAAAAAGACAAGAGTTACAAAagcagggctgcagctaacaatTATTTTTACCGTTTTATAATCCAGTGACTATTTTTCCAATAAATCAATTCGTTTTTCAGTCTATAAAAGGCCAGAAATGGCTGACTGGTGTTTGGCCAATTGTCTTATCAAAGAGGGGTAAAGACatctgaaaatattctaatttaaCAATCTGGAATCAGATCATTTTGACCCAAACTGATTAATCACTTatcaacaagaaaagtactcagagagggCAGTACTCTGTCGAGGgtgctcagtctttgtatcatttcctacggatgaaatctttaataaaaaatgaccactggtgtgtgttatgcatgtgtacgtgatgtatggatactgaatcatatgacctaaatatgcagcaggcGACatgaattgatgggactcagaaacacccaacaatttaatcaagtgttccttgtataatttccaacagataagtcctgataagtccgcaatggtcgatttgtagtaggatcacaatcatgtgatcgtcagcaggcagctgatgtaacgttcacttgttgtcatggttacagtgatgccatgctgctaCCTCGCTATGGGAAATCTTTAGCAagtccgtggatccagactataagctgccaaaatctaatgaggtggtccttgtgtcatttctgacttttcccgaaaatttcatccaaatccgtttgtccgtttttgagtaatgttgccaacagactGATTCGCTGACCGTCACATATTAATTTAACAGCAGACAACCAATTGATCATTCATGGCCGccataaacacaaacaactgGAAACTAGCTCAGTGTTTGTATTCACGATATGCATTTGtcaaatgaagtgaaaataacCGTCAGCTGAAGCGTTAACTCAGATATTTTTATGTCTCAAGACAGTTTTATGATACATGATGAAGCTCTCTGTGCTTTTGTACGTTGACTTACTACCACTGTAGGCTCCAATCCAAGTTAATGTCAGCCTACGTTAAGACTACTGTGTTCACATGACCTCAGGTGTATCTGAGTCAGAGTAAGAGCATCAGTGTAAATAGGAGTGTAAGTGCAAGTCTGTTAGTGTGTTCTGACCTGCCGTCCTCCAGCTGCAGCGCTCTGAGTCCAGCCAGACAGGCGTGTTTATTAACCCGACTCAGGTCGTCTCCCAGAATCAGCAGTGAGCACAGCCCAGTGTAGGTCATGGCTACGTGACCGCTGTCGTATGGGTGGAGGACACCGGGGCCCTGAACAAAACATTAGAATGAGGTATTATTCACACAAATGCAAtggaaagacaaaacaagagactGTAGTTGTGACAGTCGTGGCGTTAACAGCGAATCCTTCAGCTGCAGGGATAAGGAAGTGTAACGATTGAAACAGGTTTAAGATTTTTCAAGAGAGATTAAtgcaaatggagaaaaaaaataggatCACAGCTGTAAAACTATGTCCTgaaattgaaaacattttctataCAAAAGCCAATGTTTGGTCAAATCTGAAAACACTCAGGGGGAGGGAAATAGCAGTACCTTAGTGCTGTAAGGAATTCCAATATGTGAAGATCC
Protein-coding regions in this window:
- the pggt1b gene encoding geranylgeranyl transferase type-1 subunit beta, giving the protein MAEEESQFEEFEQIDFLRDRHVRFFQRTLQVLPERYASLETTRLTIIFFALSGLDVLDALDVIDRNTMIEWIYSLQVLPTEDQSNLSRCGFRGSSHIGIPYSTKGPGVLHPYDSGHVAMTYTGLCSLLILGDDLSRVNKHACLAGLRALQLEDGSFYAVPEGSENDIRFIYCAASICYMLDDWSGMDIQKAIEYIRGSLSYDNGFGQGAGRESHGGWTYCAIASLCLMGRLEEALSRRELDRIRRWCIMRQQSGFHGRPNKPVDTCYSFWVGATLELLDVFQYTNFDRNRSFILSTQDRLVGGFAKWPDSHPDPLHAYLGLCGLSLIGEPNLRKVHPALNITQRAFQHLQQLQQTWRDSTGSCSRQH